Proteins encoded together in one Pseudomonadota bacterium window:
- a CDS encoding outer membrane beta-barrel domain-containing protein: MKKRGFTLCITIFAVLSLFTSLSIAAERQGAFTLTPNIGGYFFEGDQNLEEGITTGINLGYSISKNVAVEGSFNYIDSELKNDNGTEVSGYLYKLDGLYNITSFGKLVPYLAAGVGAITIDPTNGTTDTDFLANYGAGLKYYLTDDIALRGDVRHVLPFGNSQNNLLCTAGLSFLFGGEKETPKADSDGDGVYDYLDKCPDTPKGVRVDKDGCPPDSDGDGVYDYLDKCPDTPKGVEVDENGCPLDTDGDGVYDYLDKCPDTPKDVKVDEDGCPLDTDGDGVYDYLDKCPDTPKGVKVDENGCPPEVCPQDTDGDGVFDPSDKCPNTPKAAKVDSRGCWVLEGVYFDTAKSNILPQSFPILDNVVAIIINNPGMKFEIQGHTDNRGSKTFNQKLSKNRAKAVLEYLVKKGVNRSKLTAKGFGSLVPASPNDTVEGMTKNRRVELKPIF; the protein is encoded by the coding sequence ATGAAGAAAAGGGGTTTCACTCTGTGTATTACTATTTTTGCCGTGCTAAGTCTATTTACATCTTTAAGTATTGCCGCTGAACGACAAGGTGCATTTACACTTACACCAAATATCGGCGGTTATTTTTTTGAAGGAGATCAGAATCTAGAAGAAGGAATTACAACCGGTATAAATCTTGGTTACAGCATTAGCAAAAATGTGGCTGTGGAAGGATCATTTAATTATATTGATTCTGAGCTTAAAAACGATAATGGTACTGAAGTAAGTGGTTATCTTTATAAATTGGATGGTCTGTATAATATAACAAGCTTTGGCAAACTCGTTCCTTATCTTGCAGCTGGCGTTGGAGCAATTACAATTGATCCAACAAACGGAACGACAGACACCGATTTTTTAGCTAATTACGGAGCAGGTTTAAAATATTATCTTACAGATGATATAGCACTACGTGGAGATGTAAGGCACGTTCTTCCTTTCGGCAATTCACAAAATAATCTATTATGCACAGCAGGTTTATCGTTTTTATTTGGTGGAGAAAAAGAAACGCCTAAAGCAGATAGTGACGGTGATGGAGTATATGATTATCTGGATAAATGCCCTGATACTCCCAAAGGTGTAAGAGTTGATAAAGATGGCTGCCCGCCCGATAGCGATGGCGATGGAGTATATGATTATCTTGATAAATGCCCCGATACGCCTAAAGGTGTTGAAGTTGATGAAAACGGCTGCCCATTAGATACTGACGGTGACGGAGTATATGACTATCTGGATAAATGCCCCGATACCCCCAAAGATGTAAAAGTTGATGAAGATGGCTGCCCATTGGATACTGATGGTGACGGAGTATATGATTATCTTGACAAATGCCCCGATACCCCCAAAGGCGTAAAAGTTGATGAAAACGGTTGCCCACCTGAAGTATGCCCGCAGGATACGGATGGTGATGGCGTATTTGATCCTTCGGATAAATGCCCCAACACACCAAAAGCCGCTAAAGTAGATTCCAGAGGATGCTGGGTACTTGAAGGAGTATATTTTGATACGGCGAAATCGAACATATTGCCCCAATCTTTTCCGATTTTAGATAATGTAGTAGCCATTATTATAAATAATCCTGGTATGAAGTTTGAGATCCAGGGACATACCGATAATCGTGGATCTAAAACATTTAATCAGAAACTATCGAAAAACAGGGCTAAAGCAGTTTTAGAATATCTTGTAAAGAAAGGGGTAAATCGTTCAAAACTCACAGCCAAAGGATTTGGGTCTTTAGTTCCTGCTTCACCCAATGATACTGTAGAAGGAATGACAAAAAACCGCCGGGTTGAACTTAAACCTATTTTTTAA
- the ispF gene encoding 2-C-methyl-D-erythritol 2,4-cyclodiphosphate synthase, with product MRIGIGYDIHKLAHHRKLILGGILIPFEKGLLGHSDADVVVHAVCDALLGAAGLGDIGMHFPDSDPEYKDICSLKLLAKTCAMLKSKGYIIINIDLTVFAEKPKLSPYKADMEAGIALTAGIDKKLVNVKATTTEGLGVIGNGEGIAAMCTALID from the coding sequence ATGCGTATTGGTATTGGTTATGACATTCATAAGCTGGCTCACCACCGAAAACTTATTCTCGGCGGAATATTAATCCCATTTGAAAAAGGACTGCTTGGTCATTCGGATGCTGATGTTGTGGTACATGCGGTTTGTGATGCTTTGTTAGGAGCTGCCGGTCTCGGTGATATTGGAATGCATTTTCCTGATTCAGATCCTGAGTATAAAGATATATGCAGTTTGAAACTTCTTGCAAAAACTTGTGCTATGTTAAAAAGTAAAGGGTATATTATAATAAATATTGATTTAACAGTTTTTGCCGAAAAGCCTAAACTATCTCCTTATAAAGCCGATATGGAAGCCGGCATAGCACTTACTGCAGGTATTGACAAAAAGCTTGTTAATGTCAAGGCAACAACTACGGAAGGACTCGGAGTCATTGGAAATGGAGAAGGTATTGCGGCTATGTGTACTGCTTTGATTGACTAA
- the cysS gene encoding cysteine--tRNA ligase, which translates to MSLRIYNTIEKKKMPFVPVKPGKVTMYVCGPTVYDSCHIGHARSVIVFDVISKYLKVAGFEVTYVRNFTDVDDKIINRAVQLGIDSHEVAERYIKEFYEDMDALNIERATIEPKATEHIDHIIALIEILLKKEIAYRINGDIYYSVDKFKDYGKLSGRKLEDMEAGARVEIDERKINPFDFALWKSQKPGEPYWESPWGNGRPGWHIECSAMSSAYLGETFDIHGGGKDLIFPHHENEIAQSEGAYDKPFAKYWVHNGFVNINHEKMSKSLGNFLLIKDMLKSFHPDSIRLFLLSNHYRSPIDFNDKAMEESEAALDKIYSTIKRVGELKDIKEKDAAHYLENYWVKFCDAMDDDFNTAKGIGYMFDAIRHVNRLLDENSKIIPDEIKTIISSIYTDTRKMAEVIGILSEPADIYFDKKKSKLLEKKAVDPSLIDALVKERFEARKAKDWQKADQIRDKLAGMDITVEDRPEGSIWKFNT; encoded by the coding sequence ATGTCCCTTCGTATATATAATACAATAGAAAAAAAGAAAATGCCCTTTGTGCCTGTTAAGCCGGGCAAGGTAACCATGTATGTATGCGGCCCTACAGTATATGATTCGTGTCATATAGGTCATGCAAGATCCGTAATAGTTTTTGATGTTATTTCAAAATATCTGAAGGTAGCAGGATTTGAGGTAACTTATGTAAGAAACTTTACCGATGTTGATGACAAGATCATAAACCGCGCTGTTCAGCTTGGTATTGATTCTCATGAAGTTGCCGAAAGATATATCAAGGAATTTTATGAAGACATGGATGCCTTAAATATTGAAAGGGCAACAATAGAACCTAAAGCAACTGAACATATAGACCATATAATAGCATTAATTGAAATATTGCTGAAAAAAGAGATAGCATACAGGATAAATGGGGATATATATTATTCAGTTGATAAGTTTAAAGATTACGGAAAACTTTCCGGTCGCAAGCTTGAAGATATGGAAGCAGGCGCAAGAGTAGAAATTGATGAAAGAAAGATAAATCCATTTGATTTTGCACTTTGGAAATCTCAAAAACCGGGAGAACCTTACTGGGAAAGCCCGTGGGGCAATGGAAGACCCGGCTGGCATATTGAATGTTCTGCAATGAGCAGCGCTTATCTTGGAGAAACCTTTGATATTCACGGAGGAGGTAAGGATCTTATTTTCCCCCATCATGAAAATGAAATCGCCCAGTCGGAAGGCGCTTATGATAAGCCCTTTGCGAAGTACTGGGTTCACAATGGTTTTGTAAATATAAACCATGAAAAGATGTCAAAATCTCTTGGCAACTTTCTTTTGATTAAAGATATGCTTAAATCATTTCATCCTGATTCCATCCGCCTCTTTCTTCTATCAAATCACTACAGAAGCCCGATAGATTTTAACGATAAAGCTATGGAAGAATCTGAAGCAGCGCTTGATAAAATCTACTCCACGATAAAGCGTGTTGGAGAACTTAAAGATATAAAAGAAAAAGATGCCGCCCATTATTTGGAAAATTACTGGGTAAAGTTTTGTGATGCAATGGATGACGATTTTAATACTGCAAAGGGCATAGGATACATGTTTGATGCCATTCGTCATGTAAACCGCCTGCTTGATGAAAACAGCAAGATTATACCTGATGAAATAAAGACGATAATCTCTTCAATTTATACTGACACCCGCAAAATGGCTGAAGTAATAGGCATACTTTCCGAACCTGCTGATATTTATTTTGATAAGAAAAAAAGCAAGCTACTAGAAAAAAAAGCTGTTGATCCGTCTTTAATCGATGCCCTGGTAAAAGAACGCTTTGAAGCAAGAAAAGCAAAAGACTGGCAAAAAGCAGACCAGATAAGGGATAAACTGGCCGGTATGGATATTACAGTTGAAGACAGGCCGGAAGGAAGCATATGGAAGTTTAACACCTAA
- the uvrB gene encoding excinuclease ABC subunit UvrB → MNSFKLISEYTPKGDQPEAIKLLSAGVESEEKHQVLLGVTGSGKTFTMANVIANTGKPTLVIAPNKTLAAQLYSEFKLLFPENAVEYFVSYYDYYQPEAYIPSSDTFIQKDSSINDMIDKLRHSATRSVLSRRDVIIVASVSCIFGLGAPEDYLSMRVYIEKNMELDRDKFLKNLIEMHYERNDIDFFRGSFRVRGDRVEIFPAYEEDKAIRINFFGDDVEDISEIDPLKGSITKSLNSTAIFPASHYVTQKMTLQRAVDTILFELKERIEFFRNENKYIETQRIEERTHFDIEMMQEIGYCNGIENYSRHLTGRSAGEAPPTLLDYFPKDYLLFIDESHITVPQLHGMYKGDRSRKETLVNFGFRLPSALDNRPLRFDEFESRISQVIYVSATPADFEFEKAKGSVAELIVRPTGLLDPPIQVKSAKNQVDDLFEEILARIQKNERVLITTLTKRMAEDLTEYYSDLGIKVSYLHSDIGTLERMEIIQDLRKGIFDVLIGINLLREGLDIPEVSLVAILDADKEGFLRSARSLIQTSGRAARNINGSIIMYSEVITNSMKQAIGETKRRRKIQKAYNKKHGITPLSIEKAITPLFQYSSESDKYGADKVSEVISKYESTNNIDDIIFSLEKEMKKAAFELDFEKAAELRDNIMAIKKKMVFEY, encoded by the coding sequence ATGAACAGTTTCAAATTAATATCGGAATACACTCCCAAGGGTGATCAGCCCGAAGCAATAAAATTATTGAGTGCAGGCGTAGAATCAGAGGAAAAGCACCAGGTGCTTCTCGGTGTAACAGGTTCCGGTAAAACATTTACAATGGCAAATGTTATTGCAAACACCGGCAAACCAACTCTTGTGATTGCGCCTAACAAAACTCTTGCAGCCCAGTTATACAGCGAGTTTAAATTACTTTTTCCGGAAAACGCTGTTGAATATTTTGTAAGCTATTACGACTACTACCAGCCTGAGGCATATATTCCTTCCAGTGATACCTTCATCCAGAAAGACTCGTCCATTAATGACATGATAGATAAATTAAGGCATTCCGCAACTCGCTCGGTTCTCTCCAGAAGAGATGTGATAATTGTTGCGAGTGTATCATGCATATTCGGACTCGGCGCTCCCGAAGATTATCTTTCAATGAGAGTTTATATTGAAAAAAATATGGAACTCGACAGGGATAAATTTTTAAAAAATCTTATAGAAATGCACTATGAAAGAAATGATATAGATTTTTTCAGGGGAAGCTTCAGGGTAAGAGGCGACAGAGTGGAAATATTTCCTGCATACGAAGAAGACAAGGCAATCCGTATAAATTTCTTCGGTGATGATGTTGAAGATATATCAGAAATTGATCCACTTAAAGGATCAATTACAAAAAGTTTGAATAGTACTGCCATATTTCCGGCCAGTCATTATGTCACACAGAAAATGACTCTTCAAAGAGCTGTTGATACTATATTGTTTGAACTCAAAGAAAGAATAGAGTTTTTTAGAAATGAAAATAAATATATTGAAACACAAAGAATAGAAGAAAGAACCCATTTTGATATAGAAATGATGCAGGAAATCGGATACTGCAATGGAATAGAAAACTACTCACGGCATCTTACAGGAAGATCAGCCGGAGAAGCCCCCCCTACCCTTCTGGATTATTTCCCCAAAGATTACCTCTTGTTTATTGATGAAAGCCATATAACTGTTCCACAGCTGCATGGAATGTATAAAGGCGACAGATCCAGAAAAGAAACTCTTGTTAACTTCGGATTCAGGCTTCCATCCGCCCTTGATAACCGGCCTTTACGGTTTGATGAATTTGAATCGAGAATTTCTCAGGTAATATATGTTTCGGCAACACCGGCTGATTTTGAGTTTGAAAAGGCAAAAGGATCGGTTGCAGAGCTTATTGTAAGACCTACAGGGCTTTTAGATCCTCCTATACAAGTAAAAAGCGCAAAAAACCAGGTGGACGATCTATTTGAAGAAATCCTTGCAAGAATACAAAAAAATGAAAGAGTGCTGATAACCACTTTAACCAAGCGAATGGCTGAAGATTTAACCGAATACTATTCGGATCTGGGTATAAAAGTAAGCTACCTTCATTCTGATATCGGAACGCTTGAAAGAATGGAAATAATTCAGGATCTAAGAAAAGGCATATTCGATGTCCTTATCGGTATAAACCTGTTAAGAGAAGGACTCGATATTCCGGAAGTTTCTCTTGTAGCCATACTGGATGCGGATAAGGAAGGTTTTCTTCGTTCGGCAAGATCACTTATACAGACAAGCGGACGTGCGGCAAGAAATATAAACGGCAGTATAATAATGTATAGCGAAGTCATAACCAATTCAATGAAACAGGCCATTGGCGAGACAAAAAGGCGCAGAAAAATCCAGAAAGCATATAACAAAAAACACGGCATAACACCTTTAAGCATTGAAAAAGCAATTACACCATTGTTTCAATATTCATCCGAATCCGATAAATATGGTGCAGATAAAGTATCGGAAGTAATTTCAAAATATGAATCCACAAATAATATCGATGATATTATTTTCAGCCTTGAAAAAGAAATGAAAAAAGCGGCTTTCGAACTGGATTTTGAAAAGGCTGCCGAACTAAGAGATAATATCATGGCGATAAAGAAAAAGATGGTTTTTGAGTATTGA
- the uvrC gene encoding excinuclease ABC subunit UvrC codes for MPNVLSEKLSEVTTSPGVYLMKDAGGEIIYVGKALNLKKRLASYFVSSDSSRHQQMDLKTGVLIKKIASFDTIITGTEKEALILESNLIKKYKPRYNVILKDDKRYPSLRLDIKSKYPHLTVIRKPKTDNAIYFGPFSSAGAVRRTLKLIHKTFKLRKCTTSAFKKRARPCLNFQIGMCFGPCCNEIDQSMYQEAVKEVILFLKGRTPALIKDIKDKMQKASQVQDYELAAAYRDKMFSIQKTLEKQIAVTNDFMDKDVFATVRDNDLSVITLLPVRSGYLQDARHFNFKETVISDSEMLGGFIRQYYEKINTIPEEVIVSSEMDDATLIEEWLSELKGNRVRIYAPKRGERFEIVKMALYNAQNELQKIISSITSSTDLLERLQKRLGMEKIPTRIECFDNSNISGTNPVSAMVAFENAKPAKSFYRKYSIKTVKEHNDYAYMAEALKRRFRINNEIIYPDLLMIDGGKGHISIVSKILSDMNLTGKFKLIGIAKKDESKGEAEDKIYLPGRSNPVNFGRERDLLFFLQRIRDEAHRFAISFHRKQIRKKLIHSALDDINGIGKKKKEMLLKHFGSIKKIRAAAIEELSALPGITVEIAKCIKEVLNTEK; via the coding sequence ATGCCAAATGTTTTATCGGAAAAATTATCAGAAGTTACAACAAGCCCCGGCGTTTATCTTATGAAAGATGCCGGTGGAGAAATAATTTATGTAGGAAAAGCCCTGAATTTAAAAAAACGGCTTGCTTCATATTTTGTTTCTTCCGATTCAAGCCGCCATCAGCAAATGGATTTAAAAACCGGAGTTCTGATAAAAAAAATCGCATCTTTTGATACAATAATCACAGGAACCGAAAAAGAAGCGCTGATTCTTGAATCAAACCTTATTAAAAAATATAAACCGCGCTACAATGTGATTTTAAAGGATGACAAACGCTATCCGTCTCTTCGGCTTGATATAAAAAGTAAATATCCGCATCTTACCGTTATCAGAAAACCCAAAACCGACAATGCTATATATTTCGGCCCTTTTTCTTCGGCTGGCGCGGTTCGACGGACATTAAAGCTTATCCACAAGACTTTTAAACTTAGAAAATGCACAACAAGCGCTTTTAAAAAAAGAGCCCGTCCATGCTTGAATTTCCAGATAGGAATGTGTTTTGGTCCATGCTGTAATGAAATAGATCAGTCAATGTATCAGGAAGCTGTAAAAGAAGTAATTCTTTTTTTAAAAGGAAGAACTCCTGCTCTTATTAAAGATATAAAAGATAAAATGCAAAAAGCTTCACAGGTACAGGATTATGAACTTGCGGCAGCATACCGGGATAAAATGTTTTCCATTCAAAAAACTCTTGAAAAACAGATAGCAGTAACAAACGATTTTATGGACAAAGATGTCTTTGCAACGGTAAGAGACAACGATCTTTCTGTAATTACCCTTTTGCCTGTCAGAAGCGGCTATTTACAGGATGCAAGGCACTTTAACTTTAAAGAAACCGTTATTTCCGATTCGGAAATGCTGGGTGGATTTATCAGACAGTATTACGAAAAGATAAATACTATTCCTGAAGAAGTAATAGTATCATCAGAAATGGATGATGCTACCTTGATTGAAGAATGGTTAAGCGAGCTTAAAGGAAATAGAGTCAGAATCTATGCACCCAAAAGAGGAGAGCGTTTTGAAATTGTAAAAATGGCGCTTTACAATGCACAAAATGAGCTTCAAAAAATAATATCTTCAATCACATCATCAACCGATCTTCTTGAACGGCTTCAAAAGCGGCTTGGAATGGAAAAAATACCAACAAGAATTGAGTGCTTTGACAACTCAAATATTTCGGGCACTAATCCTGTTTCAGCCATGGTTGCATTTGAAAATGCAAAACCGGCAAAGTCATTTTATAGAAAGTATTCCATAAAAACAGTAAAAGAACACAATGATTATGCCTATATGGCTGAAGCACTTAAAAGAAGATTCCGTATAAATAATGAAATAATCTATCCCGATCTTCTTATGATAGATGGCGGAAAAGGACATATTAGTATAGTGTCAAAAATATTAAGCGATATGAACTTGACCGGAAAATTTAAACTTATAGGAATTGCAAAAAAAGATGAAAGCAAAGGCGAAGCAGAAGATAAAATATATCTGCCCGGCAGATCCAATCCTGTTAACTTTGGAAGAGAAAGAGATCTTCTTTTTTTCTTGCAGAGGATAAGAGATGAGGCGCATCGTTTTGCAATATCGTTTCATAGAAAGCAAATCCGCAAAAAATTAATTCACTCCGCTCTTGATGACATAAATGGAATCGGTAAAAAGAAAAAAGAAATGCTTTTAAAACATTTCGGAAGCATAAAAAAAATCCGGGCAGCAGCAATAGAAGAATTAAGCGCTCTGCCCGGCATAACTGTTGAAATCGCAAAATGTATAAAAGAAGTTCTCAATACCGAAAAATGA
- a CDS encoding (Fe-S)-binding protein, which yields MADDVVKLGRKKESIFIDKVKEILPEGGNLNLCLTCGACSSGCPATSLDGMDPRKFLRMAAFGMDEEIGKSNWPWMCTMCQRCVYVCPMKIDIPQLIYNARKLRPREDRPKGIIGSCDMALRNESTSAMGTSPEDFIFVVGDVLEEYREAQPEFADMQAPIDKEGAEFFLNQNSREPVTEPDEMVPLWKILHLAGVDWTYGSHGWAGENYCMFLSDDEAWEHITRTTVNQANKLGCKTFLNTEUGHVTFSVRAGLNKFNLEHNFVVKNIYEYYAKWIREGKLKVNSDWNKDLKIKFTVQDPCQIVRKSYGDPIAEDLRFVVRSVVGEENFIDMQPNRSNNYCCGGGGGFLQSGFKEQRLQYGKLKDDQIKATGADYCIAGCHNCHAQIHELSEHYGGNYPVVHLWTLICLSLGILGPNEREYLGDDLKEVNVFHPETAM from the coding sequence ATGGCAGATGATGTCGTAAAGTTAGGCAGGAAAAAAGAATCCATATTTATTGACAAGGTTAAGGAAATTTTACCTGAAGGCGGTAATTTAAACCTTTGCCTAACCTGTGGCGCATGTTCTTCAGGATGTCCGGCTACAAGCTTAGATGGCATGGACCCACGTAAATTTTTGCGCATGGCCGCATTTGGTATGGATGAGGAAATTGGAAAATCAAATTGGCCATGGATGTGCACCATGTGTCAGCGTTGTGTCTATGTATGCCCCATGAAAATAGATATTCCTCAATTAATATATAATGCAAGAAAACTTCGGCCAAGAGAAGACCGGCCAAAAGGCATTATCGGCTCATGCGATATGGCATTAAGAAATGAAAGCACCAGCGCCATGGGTACATCCCCGGAAGACTTTATATTTGTTGTAGGAGATGTGCTGGAAGAATACCGGGAAGCCCAACCCGAGTTTGCTGATATGCAAGCTCCTATCGATAAAGAAGGGGCAGAATTCTTTTTGAATCAAAATTCGAGAGAACCGGTCACAGAACCGGATGAAATGGTCCCCTTATGGAAAATACTACATCTGGCAGGTGTAGACTGGACATACGGCAGCCATGGCTGGGCCGGTGAAAACTACTGTATGTTTCTTTCAGATGACGAGGCTTGGGAACATATTACACGTACCACTGTCAATCAGGCCAATAAATTGGGGTGTAAAACCTTTCTTAATACAGAGTGAGGCCACGTTACTTTCTCAGTCCGGGCCGGACTGAATAAATTCAATCTCGAACATAATTTTGTTGTCAAAAATATCTATGAATACTATGCAAAATGGATCAGAGAAGGAAAATTGAAGGTTAATTCCGACTGGAACAAAGACTTAAAAATAAAATTTACTGTACAAGATCCATGTCAGATTGTAAGAAAGAGCTATGGCGATCCCATTGCTGAGGATCTGAGGTTTGTGGTAAGATCCGTTGTAGGTGAGGAAAATTTTATTGATATGCAGCCTAACAGATCAAACAACTACTGCTGTGGCGGCGGCGGCGGATTCCTGCAATCGGGGTTTAAGGAGCAGCGTCTTCAGTACGGAAAGCTAAAAGATGACCAGATTAAGGCCACAGGAGCGGACTATTGTATAGCGGGATGCCATAACTGCCATGCCCAGATTCATGAACTAAGTGAACATTACGGCGGCAACTATCCTGTTGTACATTTGTGGACTCTAATTTGTCTTTCTTTGGGAATACTTGGGCCAAACGAGAGGGAATACCTGGGAGATGATCTGAAAGAAGTTAATGTATTCCATCCGGAAACAGCCATGTAG
- a CDS encoding TonB-dependent receptor, with amino-acid sequence MIYNTNKNNYFLNKCLRHTFLATMPVAAILFWILLHIIITPDCWASDSKYTQKPGFDLTELTLEELMNVEITVTSVAKKPQKLFEAPSAVFTITTEDIRRSGATNIPEILRMVPGLQVSRINTNKWAITARGFNGRFATKLLVLIDGRTVYSPLFSGVYWDIQDTLIEDIDRIEVIRGPGGSLWGANAVNGVINIITKKAKDTQGKLLTAGIGTEESAFTGIRYGGNLSDKSYYRAYAKYFNKDDAIDSAGDPSNDGWYAYRAGFRIDSNLSNSNTLTFLGDMYDAKAGELLKVPQLNPPFTQTVEDDSNMTGANILARWQHSFANDSDLQMQIYYDRTDRNNLRLKEKRDTFDFDFQNRLVLNQMHEIVWGLGYRLTYDELSDTFFFSFDPEKSTNQLYSGFLQDSITLLKDCLILTLGTKFEHNDYTGFELQPSAKIAWTAYAKHSLWASISRAVRTPDRIEHDSRHNPVVIPGSTPILLSVFGNDDLKHEEVIAYELGYRTQPKNNLSFDIALFYNDYKNLRTFETDTPYFESSPAPAHLVLPNTIDNLMHGKTYGVEIASDYRILDWWRLQGAYTYLSMDLTPNAKSNDTRSEGAEDQSPIHQFSLRSTMDISNNVELDFWTRYVDDLSGLNVGSYLTLDLRIGWKILNNLELSIVGQNLFDYSHSEWGTDRDNHSPSEVERGVYTKITWQF; translated from the coding sequence GTGATTTATAACACTAACAAAAATAATTATTTTCTTAATAAATGTCTCCGACACACTTTTTTGGCAACCATGCCGGTTGCGGCAATATTGTTTTGGATCTTGCTCCATATAATCATAACTCCTGATTGCTGGGCAAGCGACAGCAAATATACCCAAAAACCAGGTTTTGATCTTACTGAATTGACTCTTGAAGAACTCATGAATGTGGAAATCACAGTAACTTCAGTAGCAAAAAAGCCTCAAAAACTATTCGAAGCTCCTTCCGCAGTATTTACCATTACAACAGAAGATATAAGACGCTCCGGGGCTACAAATATCCCTGAAATCCTGCGAATGGTTCCTGGGCTTCAAGTTTCAAGAATCAATACGAATAAATGGGCTATTACAGCCAGAGGCTTTAATGGCCGCTTTGCCACCAAGCTTCTTGTTCTCATCGACGGTCGTACAGTATATTCCCCCTTATTTTCAGGAGTCTATTGGGATATACAAGATACCTTAATAGAAGACATTGACCGGATCGAAGTAATACGTGGCCCTGGAGGAAGCCTTTGGGGAGCTAATGCGGTAAACGGTGTTATCAACATCATAACCAAAAAGGCAAAAGATACCCAGGGGAAATTATTGACAGCCGGGATCGGAACAGAGGAGAGTGCATTTACAGGAATTCGATACGGTGGAAATCTTTCCGATAAAAGCTATTACAGGGCCTATGCTAAATACTTTAATAAAGACGATGCCATTGATTCTGCGGGTGATCCTTCCAATGACGGCTGGTATGCCTATCGGGCAGGATTTCGCATAGATTCCAATTTATCGAATTCTAACACGCTGACATTTCTTGGAGATATGTATGACGCAAAAGCGGGAGAGCTTCTCAAAGTACCTCAATTAAATCCCCCTTTCACCCAAACTGTAGAAGATGATTCCAATATGACAGGAGCTAATATTCTTGCGCGCTGGCAACACTCTTTTGCCAATGATTCCGATTTGCAAATGCAGATATACTATGACCGTACAGACCGTAATAATTTAAGATTAAAAGAAAAAAGAGATACGTTTGATTTCGACTTTCAGAACCGGTTGGTTTTAAATCAAATGCATGAAATCGTTTGGGGATTGGGATATCGGTTAACCTATGATGAACTTAGTGATACCTTCTTTTTTTCATTTGATCCGGAAAAATCGACTAATCAATTATACAGCGGCTTTTTACAAGATTCTATCACACTTTTAAAAGATTGCCTTATACTTACTTTGGGAACTAAATTTGAGCACAATGACTATACAGGCTTTGAGCTTCAGCCCAGCGCCAAAATAGCATGGACAGCTTATGCGAAGCATTCACTGTGGGCATCAATATCAAGAGCAGTAAGAACTCCTGATCGCATAGAACATGACAGCCGTCACAATCCTGTTGTTATACCCGGCAGTACTCCTATCTTATTGAGCGTCTTCGGTAATGACGATCTCAAACATGAAGAAGTAATTGCCTATGAACTTGGATATCGCACTCAACCAAAAAACAACTTAAGTTTTGATATTGCTTTATTTTATAATGATTACAAAAATCTTAGAACTTTTGAAACAGACACGCCCTATTTTGAGAGTTCCCCCGCACCGGCACACCTTGTACTTCCTAATACAATAGATAATTTGATGCATGGCAAAACCTATGGAGTAGAAATTGCTTCAGATTACAGAATCCTGGATTGGTGGCGCCTTCAGGGAGCTTATACGTATCTAAGTATGGATTTAACTCCGAATGCCAAAAGTAATGATACACGATCTGAAGGAGCAGAGGATCAAAGTCCCATACACCAATTTTCCTTAAGATCAACAATGGACATTTCAAACAATGTAGAGCTTGATTTTTGGACACGTTACGTCGATGATCTTTCAGGCCTTAATGTCGGCAGCTATTTAACTTTAGATCTGCGTATTGGATGGAAGATATTAAATAACTTAGAACTGTCGATTGTTGGCCAGAATCTGTTTGATTACAGCCATAGTGAATGGGGAACCGACCGTGATAATCACTCTCCATCCGAGGTTGAGCGCGGAGTTTACACAAAAATAACCTGGCAATTTTAA